A part of Camelus ferus isolate YT-003-E chromosome 6, BCGSAC_Cfer_1.0, whole genome shotgun sequence genomic DNA contains:
- the ZFHX2 gene encoding zinc finger homeobox protein 2 isoform X3 has translation MATLNASLTASTAPSPGHNAPSPPPDTSSPSTPSDPVTKDPPAAPSTSESMRSSEPGGQPLESGCGLIPPKEIGEPQEEPGCGGFPSKDLGVEEDKEQEEEGGGLPPVDLSDHLFFTAGGEACLVAKLSLPGGSELLLPKGFPWGEAGVKEEPSPPLLAHPPRAHLTALHIQHGFDPIQGFSSSDQILSHDTSAPSLATCEGRDGAFWSYQLAPHPPGDPKDGPMGSRGGDPRALFWLCLLCRLGFSRPQAFVGHMQSHAVTLTPAQHQGLLGNPAVLQEGGEGYVALLSFLEPKAPAHPPLEIPLNNSGTGNIEANAAQTEDGPPEAEAQAPVLPVEEVMALSPPSPPTTPATWDPSPTQAKESPTAAGEAGPDWFPEGQEEDGGLCPPLNQSSPTSKEGGTLPAPVGSPEDPSDPPQPYRLADDYTPAPATFQGLSLSSHMSLLHSRNSCKTLKCPKCNWHYKYQQTLDVHMREKHPESNSHCSYCSAGGAHPRLARGESYNCGYKPYRCDVCNYSTTTKGNLSIHMQSDKHLANLQGFQAGPGGQGSPPEAALPPSAGDKEPKTKSSWQCKVCSYETNISRNLRIHMTSEKHMQNVLMLHQGLPLGLPPGLVGPGPPPQAGAAPTTPPELFQYFGPQAIGQPQASLPGPGLRPDKPLEAQLLLNGFHHLGAPARKFPTPDDSPSLKVFRCLVCQAFSTDSLELLLYHCSLGRSLPEAEWKEVAGDTHRCKLCCYGTQLKANFQLHLKTDKHAQKYQLAAHLREGGGAIGTPSPVPLGDGAHYGSVPHLHLRCNICDFESNSKEKMQLHARGAAHEENSHIYKFLLEMEGAAAGAELGLFRCLLCAWETPSRLAVLQHLHAPAHRDAQAQRRLQLLQSGLTADEGLSALQGILSFSHGQLQTPGKVPITPSAEPPTPEKDAQNKTEQLASEEAENKTGPPGDSANQTTVRTGVFCCPYCSFLSPESDQVRAHALSQHAVQPKYRCPLCQEQLVGRPALHFHLSHLHNVVPECVEKLLLVATTVEMTLTTKVLPGPTLSPQGDGLEPPAPGPEPMPSRNQAVEGPHLTPEASPDPLPEPPPPSAEGPDKPTGSPDQPPSPAPSPAPRTEAQADEVAPLPTMAEEEEGAGGEPRPAEPAPADSRHPLTYRKTTNFALDKFLDPARPYKCTVCKESFTQKNILLVHYNSVSHLHKMKKAAIDPSSPARGEAGTAPTTAGATDKPFKCTVCRVSYNQSSTLEIHMRSVLHQTRSRGAKTDTKAEGPERGPEEPKEGETEGEVGTEKKGPDPGGFMSGLPFLSPPPPPLDLHRFPAPLFTPPVLPPFPLVPESLLKLQQQQLLLPFYLHDLKVGPKLALAGPAPLLSLPAATPPPPPPPPKAELAEREWERPPMTEEGSEAAPTSPPHPMPNEAARTAAKALLENFGFELVIQYNEGKQAVPPPPTPPPPEALGGGDKLACGACGKLFSNMLILKTHEEHVHRRFLPFEALSRYAAQFRKSYDSLYPPPDESPKPPDGSLDSPAPQLGPHFLVPDPEAGGTRPSEERSRAGGRWPPEEEESSRGNLPPLVPAGRRFSRTKFTEFQTQALQSFFETSAYPKDGEVERLASLLGLASRVVVVWFQNARQKARKNASEGGPMPSGGGPGGASGCRRCHATFSCVFDLVRHLKKCYDDQPPEEEEEEAERGEEEEEVEEEDTEEEQGLEPPAKPEGPLPEPTDREELSQAEATKPGGKEPEGRAPPSPSPVHNCDQCAVSFPTQDLLTSHRRLHFLPSVQPSAAPHLLDLPLLVFGERNPLAAGTPPVPGPPLKRKHEDGSLSPTGSEAGGGGEGEPPRDKRLRTTILPEQLEILYRWYMQDSNPTRKMLDCISEEVGLKKRVVQVWFQNTRARERKGQFRSTPGGVPNPAAKPPITPSPAPFPKFNLLLGKVDDGAGREAPKREAPAFPYPTVTPAAGPLPFLPPGKEATTLTPEPPLPLPPPPPPSEDEGPEEPSKASPESEACSPSAGDLSDSSASSLAEPESPGAGGTSGGPGGGAGIPDGMGQRRYRTQMSSLQLKIMKACYEAYRTPTMQECEVLGEEIGLPKRVIQVWFQNARAKEKKAKLQGAAAGGAGGSSEGPVGVQRTDCPYCDVKYDFYVSCRGHLFSRQHLAKLKEAVRAQLKSESKSYDLAPAPEAPPAPKAPPATTPASVPLGTAPALPRLAPVLLSGPALAQPPLGSLAPFSSGPAASSGLLGLATSVLPATTVVQTAGPGCPLPQRPMPDQTNTTAGASDPAPGLPTEPSGDKVSGERKPVAAHTSSSTDALKNLKALKATVPALLGGQFLPFPLPPAGGATPPAVFSPQLQGAYFQQLYGMKKGLFPMNPVIPQTLIGLLPNALLQPPPQPPEPMATAPPKPPELPAPGEGEAGEADELLTGSTGISTVDVTHRYLCRQCKMAFDGEASATAHQRSFCFFGRGSGGSVPPPLRVPICTYHCLACEVLLSGREALASHLRSSAHRRKAAPPPGGPPVTATNATTAATAAVAFAKEEARLPHTDSNPKTTTTSTLLAL, from the exons ATGGCCACCCTTAACGCATCCTTGACCGCCAGCACCGCCCCGTCCCCTGGGCACAATGCCCCGTCCCCGCCTCCGgacacctcctcccccagcactCCCTCTGATCCTGTCACCAAAGAtccccctgctgctccctccacctctgAGAGCATGAGGTCCTCAGAGCCAGGGGGGCAGCCCCTGGAGTCAGGCTGTGGCCTCATCCCACCAAAGGAGATAGGGGAGCCCCAAGAAGAGCCTGGCTGTGGGGGCTTCCCATCGAAGGACCTGGGGGTGGAAGAGGacaaggagcaggaggaggaaggaggagggctcccTCCTGTGGACCTCAGCGACCACTTATTCTTCACAGCTGGCGGTGAGGCCTGCCTAGTGGCCAAGCTGTCCCTGCCAGGTGGCAGTGAACTCCTATTACCAAAGGGCTTCCCCTGGGGTGAGGCAGGCGTCAAGGAAgagcccagcccacccctccttGCCCACCCGCCCCGTGCACACCTCACTGCCCTTCACATCCAACATGGCTTTGACCCAATCCAAGGCTTTAGCTCTTCTGACCAAATTCTGTCCCACGATACCTCAGCGCCATCTCTGGCCACTTGTGAGGGAAGGGATGGAGCCTTCTGGAGCTACCAGCTGGCTCCACACCCACCCGGAGATCCCAAAGATGGCCCcatggggagcaggggaggagaccccagggcactcttctggctctgcctcctgtgcCGCCTGGGTTTCAGCAGGCCCCAGGCCTTTGTGGGTCACATGCAGTCTCATGCGGTGACGCTAACCCCCGCTCAACACCAGGGCCTGCTGGGCAACCCAGCCGTGCTCCAGGAGGGGGGTGAGGGCTACGTGGCCCTCCTAAGCTTTCTGGAACCAAAAGCGCCTGCTCACCCCCCTTTAGAAATACCCCTTAACAACAGCGGCACCGGGAACATAGAGGCAAATGCAGCCCAGACCGAGGATGGTCCCCCTGAGGCAGAAGCCCAGGCCCCTGTCCTGCCCGTGGAAGAAGTCATGGCCCTcagcccaccctcccctccaacaACCCCGGCCACCTGGGACCCCAGCCCAACCCAAGCCAAAGAATCGCCAACGGCGGCAGGCGAGGCAGGGCCAGATTGGTTCCCTGAGGGACAAGAAGAGGATGGGGGGCTCTGCCCCCCTCTCAACCAAAGCTCACCCACCTCCAAGGAGGGGGGcactctccctgcccctgtgGGCTCCCCCGAAGACCCCAGTGACCCACCCCAGCCCTATCGCCTAGCTGACGACTATACCCCTGCCCCGGCAACCTTCCAGGGCCTCAGTCTGTCCAGCCACATGTCTCTGCTACACTCACGCAACTCCTGCAAGACGCTCAAGTGTCCCAAGTGCAACTGGCACTACAAGTACCAGCAGACCCTGGACGTGCACATGCGGGAGAAGCACCCCGAAAGCAACAGCCACTGCAGCTACTGCAGCGCCGGGGGGGCCCACCCCCGCCTCGCCCGGGGAGAGAGCTACAACTGCGGCTACAAGCCCTACCGCTGCGACGTCTGCAACTACTCCACCACCACCAAGGGCAACCTCAGCATCCACATGCAGTCCGACAAGCACCTGGCCAACCTGCAGGGCTTCCAGGCGGGGCCCGGCGGGCAGGGGAGCCCCCCAGAGGCAGCGCTCCCGCCCTCCGCGGGGGACAAGGAGCCCAAGACCAAATCGTCCTGGCAGTGCAAGGTGTGCAGCTACGAGACCAACATCTCCCGCAACCTGCGCATCCACATGACCTCAGAGAAGCACATGCAGAATGTCCTCATGCTGCACCAGGGGCTGCCGCTGGGGCTGCCGCCGGGGCTAGTGGGGCCAGGCCCCCCTCCCCAAGCTGGGGCTGCGCCCACCACCCCCCCGGAACTCTTTCAGTATTTCGGACCGCAGGCCATAGGGCAGCCTCAGGCTTCCTTGCCTGGCCCCGGACTGAGGCCAGACAAGCCCCTGGAAGCACAGCTGCTTCTCAATGGCTTCCACCACCTCGGAGCGCCTGCCCGCAAGTTCCCCACACCTG ATGATAGCCCATCCCTGAAGGTGTTCCGCTGCCTCGTGTGCCAGGCCTTCAGCACAGAcagcctggagctgctgctcTACCACTGCAGCCTGGGCCGGAGCCTCCCGGAGGCTGAGTGGAAGGAGGTGGCCGGCGACACCCACCGCTGCAAGCTCTGCTGCTATGGCACCCAGCTCAAGGCCAACTTCCAGCTCCACCTGAAGACCGACAAACATGCTCAGAAGTACCAGCTGGCGGCCCACttgagggaggggggtggggccattggcaccccctccccagtgcccctgGGAGATGGGGCTCACTATGGGTCTGTCCCCCACCTGCACCTGCGCTGCAACATCTGTGACTTTGAGTCCAACAGCAAGGAGAAGATGCAGCTGCATGCTCGGGGGGCAGCCCATGAAGAAAACAGCCACATCTATAAG TTTCTGCTGGAGATGGAAGGGGCAGCGGCGGGGGCGGAGCTGGGGCTGTTCCgctgcctgctgtgtgcctgggagACACCTTCCCGCCTGGCAGTGCTGCAGCACCTGCACGCACCGGCCCACCGCGATGCCCAGGCCCAGCGGCGTCTGCAGCTGCTGCAGAGCGGCCTCACGGCCGACGAGGGGCTCTCGGCTCTTCAGGGCATCCTGAGCTTCAGCCATGGGCAGCTCCAGACTCCCG GGAAGGTTCCCATCACCCCCTCAGCTGAGCCACCCACCCCTGAGAAAGATGCCCAGAATAAGACTGAACAGTTGG CTTCTGAAGAAGCGGAGAACAAGACCGGCCCTCCTGGAGACAGTGCCAACCAGACCACGGTCAGAACTGGG GTGTTCTGCTGTCCGTACTGCAGTTTCCTGAGCCCAGAGTCCGACCAGGTGAGGGCTCACGCCCTCTCCCAGCATGCAGTGCAGCCCAAGTACCGCTGCCCGCTGTGCCAGGAGCAGCTGGTGGGCCGGCCCGCCCTCCACTTCCACCTCAGCCACCTGCACAACGTGGTGCCCGAGTGTGTTGAGAAGCTGCTGCTTGTG GCCACAACTGTAGAGATGACCTTGACAACCAAAGTGCTGCCCGGGCCCACTCTCAGCCCTCAGGGTGATGGCCTTGAGCCTCCTGCTCCTGGGCCAGAGCCCATGCCCAGCAGAAACCAAGCAGTAG AAGGCCCTCACCTGACCCCGGAAGCCAGTCCCGATCCTCTTCCTGAGCCTCCCCCGCCCTCAGCCGAGGGCCCCGACAAGCCCACAGGAAGCCCTGACCagcccccttctccagccccatctccagCCCCTCGGACTGAGGCCCAAGCTGACGAAGTGGCTCCTCTACCCACCAtggctgaggaggaagagggggctggCGGGGAGCCCCGCCCAGCAGAGCCAGCTCCGGCTGACTCTCGCCACCCTCTGACCTATCGGAAGACCACCAACTTTGCCCTGGACAAGTTTCTTGACCCTGCCCGGCCCTATAAGTGCACTGTGTGTAAGGAGTCCTTCACGCAGAAGAACATCCTCCTGGTCCATTATAACTCGGTCTCCCACCTGCACAAAATGAAGAAGGCTGCCATTgacccctccagccctgcccgggGAGAAGCCGGCACCGCACCCACCACCGCCGGGGCCACAGACAAGCCCTTTAAGTGCACAGTCTGCCGGGTCTCCTACAACCAGAGCTCCACCCTGGAGATCCACATGCGCTCCGTCCTGCACCAGACTCGCTCGAGGGGAGCCAAGACTGACACCAAGGCTGAGGGGCCAGAGCGTGGCCCGGAAGAGCCCAAGGAAGGCGAGACTGAGGGGGAGGTGGGCACTGAGAAGAAGGGCCCTGACCCTGGGGGCTTCATGTCTGGATTACCCTTCCtatcccctcctccacctcccttgGACCTGCACCGATTCCCAGCCCCCCTCTTCACTCCACCGGTCCTGCCCCCCTTCCCTCTGGTGCCCGAGTCACTGCTGaagctccagcagcagcagctgctcctgCCCTTCTACCTCCATGACCTCAAGGTAGGGCCCAAGCTGGCACTGGCTGGGCCTGCGCCCCTGCTGTCCCTGCCGGctgccacccctccacccccacccccgccccctaaGGCCGAGCTGGCTGAACGAGAGTGGGAGCGGCCCCCCATGACCGAAGAAGGGAGTGAGGCAGCACCCACCTCACCCCCTCACCCCATGCCCAATGAGGCAGCCCGCACCGCAGCCAAAGCCCTTCTGGAAAATTTCGGGTTTGAGCTGGTAATCCAGTACAATGAAGGGAAGCAggctgtgccccctcccccaaccccacccccaccagaggccctggggggtggggacaagCTGGCCTGCGGGGCCTGTGGGAAACTCTTCTCCAATATGCTCATCCTCAAGACGCATGAGGAGCACGTGCACCGCCGCTTTCTGCCCTTCGAGGCCCTGAGCCGTTACGCTGCTCAGTTTCGAAAGAGCTATGATAGCCTCTACCCACCCCCTGATGAGTCCCCCAAACCTCCTGATGGGTCTCTGGACTCACCTGCTCCCCAGCTGGGCCCACACTTCCTGGTCCCAGATCCTGAGGCTGGGGGGACCCGTCCCTCTGAGGAGCGAAGCCGGGCAGGAGGACGCTGGCccccagaggaggaagaaagctcCAGAGGGAATCTTCCTCCCCTAGTGCCTGCAGGCCGCCGCTTCTCCAGAACCAAGTTCACTGAGTTCCAGACCCAAGCCCTGCAGTCTTTCTTTGAGACCAGTGCCTACCCCAAGGATGGAGAGGTGGAGCGGCTTGCAAGTCTCCTGGGCCTGGCTAGCCGCGTGGTGGTAGTGTGGTTCCAGAATGCCCGCCAGAAAGCTCGCAAAAACGCCAGTGAGGGTGGGCCCATGCCAAGCGGAGGTGGCCCTGGGGGAGCCTCTGGCTGCAGGCGCTGCCATGCCACCTTCTCCTGCGTTTTTGACTTGGTGCGGCACCTCAAGAAGTGCTATGATGACCAGCCtcctgaagaggaggaagaggaggcagagagaggggaagaggaggaagaggtggaggaggaagacacAGAGGAGGAACAGGGCCTGGAACCCCCAGCAAAGCCGGAGGGCCCACTGCCAGAACCTACAGACAGGGAAGAGCTGAGCCAAGCAGAGGCCACAAAGCCAGGAGGCAAAGAGCCTGAAGGGAGGGCCCCTCCCTCGCCTTCCCCAGTCCATAACTGTGACCAGTGCGCTGTGTCCTTCCCCACCCAGGACCTCCTGACCAGTCACCGCCGACTCCATTTCCTGCCATCCGTGCAGCCCAGCGCTGCCCCCCACCTCCTAGACCTTCCCCTGCTGGTGTTTGGGGAGCGAAACCCCCTGGCGGCAGGCACTCCACCAGTGCCGGGGCCACCCCTCAAACGGAAGCACGAGGACGGCAGCCTGTCCCCCACGGGCAGtgaagccgggggtgggggggagggcgaGCCCCCCAGGGACAAGCGCCTGCGCACCACCATCCTGCCCGAACAGCTGGAGATCCTGTACCGCTGGTACATGCAGGACTCCAACCCCACGCGCAAGATGCTGGACTGCATCTCCGAGGAGGTGGGACTCAAGAAGCGAGTGGTGCAGGTCTGGTTCCAAAACACCAGGGCCCGGGAGAGGAAAGGCCAGTTTCGAAGCACCCCTGGGGGAGTGCCCAATCCTGCAGCCAAGCCCCCCATCACACCCAGCCCTGCACCCTTCCCCAAGTTCAACCTCCTGCTGGGCAAGGTGGATGATGGGGCTGGAAGGGAGGCCCCAAAGAGGGAAGCACCTGCTTTCCCCTACCCCACAGTCACCCCTGCTGCCGGGCCCCTGCCTTTCCTACCACCTGGGAAAGAGGCCACCACCCTGACACCAGAACCACCTttacctctcccacctcccccaccacccagtgAGGATGAGGGTCCAGAGGAACCATCTAAAGCTTCTCCAGAGAGTGAGGCTTGCAGTCCATCTGCAGGGGATCTAAGTGATTCGTCAGCGTCTAGCCTGGCTGAACCAGagtcccctggggctggagggaccaGTGGGGGTCCAGGAGGAGGGGCCGGGATTCCAGATGGAATGGGGCAGCGGCGCTACAGGACCCAGATGAGCAGCCTGCAGTTGAAGATAATGAAAGCCTGCTACGAAGCCTACCGCACCCCCACCATGCAGGAGTGTgaggtgctgggggaggagaTCGGGCTGCCCAAGAGAGTCATCCAGGTCTGGTTCCAGAATGCTCGTGCCAAGGAAAAGAAGGCCAAACTGCAGGGGGCAGCAGCtgggggggctgggggcagcagtgAGGGCCCCGTAGGAGTCCAGCGCACCGACTGCCCCTACTGTGACGTCAAGTATGATTTCTATGTCTCCTGCCGAGGCCATCTTTTCTCCCGCCAGCACTTGGCCAAGCTCAAGGAGGCCGTCCGAGCCCAGCTGAAGAGTGAGAGCAAGAGCTATGACCTGGCCCCAGCACCCGAGGCACCTCCAGCTCCCAAGGCTCCACCTGCCACCACACCTGCCTCTGTGCCCCTTGGGactgccccagctctgcctcgCCTGGCCCCGGTCCTCCTGTCTGGTCCAGCTCTGGCCCAGCCCCCGCTGGGCAGCTTAGCTCCTTTCAGTTCAG GCCCTGCAGCCTCCTCAGGCCTCCTTGGCCTCGCCACTTCAGTCCTGCCTGCTACCACAGTGGTCCAGACTGCTGGCCCTGGCTGCCCCTTACCTCAGAGACCTATGCCTGACCAAACCAACACCACCGCAGGTGCCAGtgaccctgccccaggcctgcctACTGAACCCTCTGGGGACAAGGTCTCTGGTGAGCGAAAGCCAGTTGCAGCCCACACCAGCTCCTCCACTGATGCCCTCAAGAACCTCAAAGCATTGAAGGCCACTGTCCCAGCCCTGTTAGGGGGCCAATTCTTGCCCTTCCCGTTGCCCCCTGCAGGGGGGGCCACACCGCCAGCTGTCTTTAGCCCCCAGTTACAGGGGGCCTACTTCCAGCAGCTCTATGGCATGAAGAAGGGGCTGTTTCCCATGAACCCCGTGATACCTCAGACCCTCATTGGACTGCTCCCCAACGCCCTCCTCCAGCCACCGCCCCAGCCCCCAGAGCCCATGGCCACAGCACCTCCAAAGCCGCCTGAACTGCCAGCTCCAGGGGAGGGCGAGGCCGGGGAGGCCGACGAGCTGCTGACGGGCAGCACCGGCATCTCCACCGTGGATGTGACCCACCGCTACCTGTGCCGCCAGTGCAAGATGGCATTCGACGGGGAGGCCTCGGCCACTGCTCACCAGAGATCCTTCTGCTTCTTTGGGCGGGGCTCTGGGGGCTCCGTGCCCCCCCCACTGCGGGTGCCCATCTGCACCTACCACTGCCTGGCATGTGAGGTGCTGCTGAGTGGGCGCGAAGCCCTGGCCTCGCACCTGCGCTCCTCGGCCCACAGGCGCAAggcggccccgcccccagggggCCCACCTGTCACCGCCACCAATGCCACCACTGCCGCCACGGCTGCTGTGGCTTTTGCCAAAGAGGAAGCAAGATTACCTCACACGGACTCCAACCCAAAAACTACTACTACCTCTACACTTCTAGCTTTATAA